A DNA window from Daucus carota subsp. sativus chromosome 3, DH1 v3.0, whole genome shotgun sequence contains the following coding sequences:
- the LOC108213184 gene encoding plasmodesmata-located protein 7 produces the protein MAITLELIILFLVSFFPIPSLSISDAFVYGGCSALKYVPNSPYESNLNSLLTSLVNSATYSAYNKFTITGSSPNDVVYGLFQCRGDLAMPDCATCVARSVSQIGSMCRQTAGAAIQLEGCFVKYDNTSFIGVEDKTVVLHKCAPSIGYDTDLMNRRDAVLRSLGGSGGPFRVGGSEDVQGMAQCVEDLSAGECQDCLKEAIGRLKSDCGGAVYGDMFLAKCYARFSTSGAHAYAKSNHGNSHSDGEKTFAIIIGLLAGVALVIIFLTFLKKVFGGHGK, from the exons ATGGCCATAACACTCGAACTCATTATTCTTTTTCTCGTATCATTTTTCCCAATCCCTTCGCTCTCCATTTCAGACGCCTTCGTTTACGGTGGCTGCTCCGCATTAAAATACGTGCCAAACTCCCCGTACGAGTCCAACCTCAACTCCCTGCTCACCTCACTCGTCAACTCAGCCACCTATTCGGCCTACAACAAGTTCACCATCACCGGGTCTAGCCCAAACGACGTCGTCTACGGCCTCTTCCAGTGTCGCGGGGACTTAGCCATGCCTGACTGCGCCACCTGCGTGGCCCGATCAGTCAGTCAAATCGGCTCCATGTGTCGACAAACTGCTGGTGCTGCTATACAGCTAGAAGGATGCTTTGTCAAATATGACAATACCAGCTTCATTGGTGTGGAGGATAAGACCGTTGTTCTACATAAATGTGCGCCGTCTATCGGATACGATacggatttgatgaaccgtcgGGATGCTGTGTTGAGGAGTTTGGGAGGTTCTGGGGGACCTTTCAGGGTTGGCGGGTCTGAAGATGTTCAAGGTATGGCTCAGTGTGTAGAGGACTTGAGTGCCGGGGAGTGTCAAGATTGTTTAAAAGAGGCCATCGGACGGCTCAAAAGTGATTGTGGAGGTGCTGTTTATGGTGATATGTTCTTGGCCAAGTGTTATGCTAGATTTTCAACTAGTGGTGCTCATGCTTATGCCAAATCAAACCATG GTAATTCTCACAGTGATGGTGAGAAAACATTTGCAATTATCATTGGATTATTAGCTGGGGTGGCCCTCGTTATCATTTTCTTAACGTTCTTGAAGAAAGTATTTGGAGGACACG GTAAATAA
- the LOC135151315 gene encoding cytokinin hydroxylase-like, whose product MVESTKQMLQSLENEIKLGQAEFEIGEYMTRLTADIISRTEFDSSYEKGKQIFHLLTVLQNLCAQASRHLCFPGGRFLPSKYNREIKSLKMEVEKLLMEIIQSRKDCVEVGRSSSYGNDLLGMLLDEMQNKTRGGTEEFSLNLQLIMDECKTFFFAGHDTTALLLTWTVMLLASNPSWQDKVRAEIKEVCNGSSLSIEHLPKLTLLNMVINESLRLYPPASVLPRMAFEDYKLGDLHIPKGLSIWIPVLAIHHSEEIWGKDVNEFNPERFASKTFAPGRQYFMPFAAGPRNCVGQSFALMEAKIILGMLISKFSFNISQNYRHAPVIVLTLKPKYGVQICLKPLDS is encoded by the exons ATGGTGGAAAGCACCAAGCAAATGCTGCAATCATTAGAAAATGAAATAAAGTTGGGACAAGCTGAGTTTGAAATTGGTGAGTACATGACTCGGCTCACGGCCGACATCATATCTCGAACAGAATTCGATAGTAGCTACGAAAAGGGAAAGCAAATATTTCATCTGCTCACCGTTTTACAGAATCTGTGTGCACAAGCCAGCCGGCACTTGTGCTTTCCTGGTGGCAG GTTTCTACCTAGTAAATACAATAGGGAGATAAAGTCATTGAAAATGGAGGTGGAGAAATTACTGATGGAGATTATCCAGAGCAGGAAAGACTGCGTGGAGGTGGGGCGAAGCAGTTCATACGGGAATGATTTGTTAGGAATGTTGCTGGACGAGATGCAGAATAAAACAAGAGGAGGAACTGAGGAATTCAGCCTCAATTTGCAGTTGATCATGGATGAATGCAAGACTTTCTTTTTTGCAGGACATGATACGACGGCTCTTCTTCTTACATGGACTGTTATGCTCCTTGCTAGCAATCCTTCTTGGCAAGATAAAGTCAGGGCCGAGATTAAGGAAGTCTGCAACGGAAGCTCACTCTCCATTGAACATCTCCCCAAACTTACTCTG TTAAACATGGTGATCAATGAATCGCTTCGCCTTTACCCTCCAGCTTCTGTGCTTCCGAGGATGGCCTTCGAGGATTATAAGCTCGGAGACCTCCACATTCCAAAAGGATTGTCCATATGGATTCCGGTATTAGCCATACATCACAGTGAGGAGATATGGGGAAAAGATGTGAATGAGTTCAATCCAGAGAGGTTTGCTTCAAAGACTTTTGCTCCTGGCAGACAATACTTCATGCCATTTGCTGCGGGTCCAAGAAACTGCGTTGGTCAATCCTTTGCTTTGATGGAAGCTAAGATCATTTTGGGCATGTTAATATCCAAGTTTAGTTTCAACATTTCTCAGAATTACAGGCATGCACCAGTTATTGTGCTCACCTTGAAACCCAAGTATGGGGTTCAGATATGTTTGAAGCCCTTGGATTCGTga